The Drosophila nasuta strain 15112-1781.00 chromosome 2R, ASM2355853v1, whole genome shotgun sequence genome segment GTCCGCCGTGTGTAATGAATAGTTGCAGTCGACGATGGCCAAGGATATCCTGCTGTGGCAGCCAGTCGCGTACGCGGACATTCCGAGGCATCGACTCCGTTGTGCTGTTGCCCGCCGCCCACGTCCAGAGGACGTGATGATGCGGCAGGCGCGCAAAGACCGCGACAAACAGTTGGCACAACGCTGCCGGCAATCGTGACGAGCGCACCGACGAGCCCATCGATAGGTAAATGACGCCAGCTGGCGCTGCGTCCATAAACTGCGACAACTCCATATCCAGCTGGCTTAGATTGGCAGCCGGCGGACGGCAGTGGAGGCATGCCACACTGGCCACATTCGGCAGCTGGGCGCTGGGCGGTGTCACACTGAAGTGACCGTTTTGCAAAATGAAGGCAACCTCGCTGGCCAACACGTAGGGATGTGGCACCGCATCGCCGAGATGATGGCGCAGCATGTGATGCACACGTTGCATGCACAGCTGCGAAACAGAACGGAAGCAGCTTAGACAAGGCcgcacacaaaacacactcGATACACACAAAGTCGGGTTGCAATGGGATGGGATGGTATGGCAGCCACTAAGCATCATTTAATCAGTCTGATGCATGATAAATCAGGAGCCAATCATGGTCAGGTGAGCCTGCAACAGCCACAAGTATCGACTGACTGGCTGCCACTTGACGtgcctgctgctgtgttgcaaGTACAACATAGCACACAGCACACGCATCACACTGAAATTGGTCTTAAATCAAGGCAAGGATTAATGCGTTTGTTAGTGCATAGGGATGCCTAGACCACGGAAGGAGGAAAAGAAGGAGGCACGAGTTGAATGCCGTATGCAATAGGCTGTCTATAGGCTGACAATGTGTGCAATCCGGACTGCAAACCAGATTGGGTAAAGGGTGAAGGGAGTGTAGGTGAGGGGAGGAATACTAACCCAGTGCAGCAAGTCGGCAAAAACATGAGTTAAACAATTTGCCACACGCTGCACGATGTGCATGGGCAACGTCCAGGAGGCAAAGACATGAGGCGTGACAGCATACGCAACCGGATTGCCGGCCAACGAGAGACTTCCGGTGTAGAAGGCCACCGTATTGATGTACATGAATGCCGTTACATTTAAACTATGGACAATGCCCAGGGCGCACTCCGGAAATGCGCCATCTACAATCGCCAATTGATAGTGGCTGCCTTCTTCTCCCTCGCCGTCATCCGTTTCGCCTTCTTCCGCTGTTCCtgacgctgtcgctgtcgctgtccttgtcgttgtcgttgttgtcctTACGCCTCGCCTTAGCAGACGATGTGTGGCAGGGTCGCTGAGCAAACTGTTGCATGCCTGTCGGCCATTGAGTAATAAATGTCAGCCACAAGCTTATCCTACTTtctcatatacatatatcagaTGGGAgtgtgtttctctctgtctgtctgtgtttgtgtacTTTGATGTGGCATAGCAGTTACCTCAATTGGATATCGCATGGCATCGAATATGGAGAGCGGCTGATGTCCAGCATAGCGTGCGCCCACCAAATCCCAATCAGTATAGTTGCGTATGTATTGAACGAGCCGCTTTGGTGTCACTTCAACCAGGCCATCCACATGAAAATCCGCTTGAAAGCCATTCACAAACGTAATCCGATGGCCGCTGCCAGGGATCAGCATCGGCATCAGCATTAGTATCCAGCAATTGAACAGTGAGTGGGGGACACTCACCGTTTGATAAGCGCTCGACCCAATGCCCAGAAGGGTATTTTGTGCGATTTCGTGCCGCCCATGGTAATCATCAGAATGTTCGAGCCGTTCCCAGACGAACCGGAcgagcaacaacaccaacgacagcagcagccgcataTCGTCAAAAGTATCAACAGACAGCAGTTATTTGGCCAGGACATTCGAGAAGGATATGGTGTTTGCTTCTTGTTTACCGTTCAACCACATTCAGCACTCGGTCTCAGACTACAACTGCCAATGGCCAATGGCCAACGGCCAACGACGAACGGCTCAATGCACAAACGAGTGAAATGTGCCCAATGAGCCGAGTCCAGcgttattttcaaataaataaaaatgttaattttaaatttctgcCTTCTACCTGGCAGTTGAAACAGTGTTGCGTGTTGCCGTGACTGGAAATTACAGTTATTCGTTGTAcgtgtttaattatttttaaatcacaCGCAAAACGCTACAACGAAACCTCTTCAGGACTCAGCTGGGGATTATTTTGGT includes the following:
- the LOC132785133 gene encoding UDP-glucosyltransferase 2-like; protein product: MLMPMLIPGSGHRITFVNGFQADFHVDGLVEVTPKRLVQYIRNYTDWDLVGARYAGHQPLSIFDAMRYPIEACNSLLSDPATHRLLRRGVRTTTTTTRTATATASGTAEEGETDDGEGEEGSHYQLAIVDGAFPECALGIVHSLNVTAFMYINTVAFYTGSLSLAGNPVAYAVTPHVFASWTLPMHIVQRVANCLTHVFADLLHWLCMQRVHHMLRHHLGDAVPHPYVLASEVAFILQNGHFSVTPPSAQLPNVASVACLHCRPPAANLSQLDMELSQFMDAAPAGVIYLSMGSSVRSSRLPAALCQLFVAVFARLPHHHVLWTWAAGNSTTESMPRNVRVRDWLPQQDILGHRRLQLFITHGGLLSQHEAVYHGVPLLMLPVFCDHDANAAQAVHDGYARRLELAQLTEESLYRAIHDVLHNDSYLRAVRRRRALLHDQLASPLRQAVYWTEYVIRHKGARHLQSPARHMSFVSYYSLDVFGLLSGIILLALQLLRVFVKYLAAIWRAKTKKTV